The following DNA comes from Luteimonas galliterrae.
GGTGGTTCACCTCGCCGGTCCCTTCGATCAGGCTGCCGTAGCTGGCCGAACGCTCGTTGGAGAACACGACCTGATCGGCGCCGAGCAGCGCCGCGGCGAACACCATGATCGCCGAGTTGATCGCGGTGACCGGGATATGGCCGTTGTAGGCGCCCTGACGGTTGTATTCGAACAGTTCCGGCGCCAGCTGGCGGCCGATGTTGAGCGTCGGCAAGCCGGTGCGTTCGGCGCAGGCCTTGATCAATTGCGAGCCGCCGACCCAGGTGACCGTCTGTTCGATGCCGGCCGCGCGCAACGCTTCGATGCTGACCAGCGAATCCTTGCCGCCGCCGATGGCGACGAGCGCATGCCTGCGCAGACCGAGCGACGCCGCATCCGCCTTTGCGGGAGCGAGATCGGAAGCCGGAAAACGGATCCGGCCGTGCAGGTTAAGGCCATTGCGATACGCGAATTCGCCCAGGCCGTTGAGGTAGAGTTCTTCCATCAATGCAGCGGTGTCGGCATCGATGCCGTACGAATCGATCCGGATTTCCGCAGGCACCGCTGCCTTGTAATAACTGACGCCGGTGATCAGGTGCAGCGAACGCAGCGCCTTTTCCGCAGCCTGCGCGCGAGCGCCGTCGAGCGCGAACGGTGCGCCCGGAATCGTGATCGTTTCGACCAGCTCCGGGCCGTCGTCGAACGCGTAGACCAAGCGCGCGATGCCGGTGCCGGGATCGAAATCGCAGCGGACGAAGCGGAAGGCGCGGATGGAATCCCTGTCGAACGTCATCTAATCAACCGCCCCATTGTATTTATCCGACAAATTCTTGGTCGTCAGCCGCAGGTAACGCCGGCAAAGGAAGAATTCGGCCGCCAGCGCCGGCAAGGCGCCGAGCATCACGCCGAAAATAAGCGCGTACAACGCGATCGAGGGCATCCAAACCCACGCCTCGCGGAAAGTGCCCGGCGCAGCGGCGAATACCTGGTCCAGCAGTTCGGCGATCATCAGGCAGATCAGCACGAACACCGGAAACATGAGGAAGGCCAGCGCTACCGTCTTGAACGCCATGCCGATCGGCGTCCACTTGCGGTCCAGGTCCGCGCCTTCGCGCCAGCCGACCACCAGCCACGCCGCCAAGCCGGCCGTCATCGCCGCCGCAGGCGCGATGCCCAGGGCCGAGCGTGCGTTGGACGGCCACTCCGACCACGGCGCGCCGCTCATCGCGCCGATCGCGACGTAGGCGATCGTCACCAGCGCGGCCGCGGTGAGCGCGCTGGCCAGCGTCAGCGCGGCCTTAGGGCTCATCGATGCCGTCCCCGTCCATCGCTTCCTCGTGCGGCAGGTCGCGCAGGTTGTAATGGTTGGCCATCACGTAGCCGTAGGCGCCGGCGTCGGCGATCAGCAACACATCGCCTTCCGCGGTGGCTGCGGGCAGCAGGCGCGAATGCGCCAGCACGTCGCTGGATTCGCAGATCGGGCCGACGATGTCGAACTCGGCGCGACGCGCATCGTCCAGGCGCGACAGGTTGTGGATGCCGTGATAGGCCTCGTACAAGGCCGGCCGCATCAACGCGTTCATGCCGGCGTCGCCGCCGACCCGGCGCACGCCGTCCTTCTCGACCACCTGGGTCACGTGCAGCAGCAGCGCGCCCGACTCCGCCACCAGATAACGGCCCGGTTCGATCGCCAGCTGGAAGCGCGGATAGGCGGCCTTGATCTCGGCCAGGCCCGCCGCCCAGGCGGCGATGTCGAAGGGGCTCGCGTCGGGCTTGTACGGGATCGGCAGTCCGCCGCCGATGTCGATGATCTCGACCGTGCCGATGCCGTCGGCGAAACCGGCCAGCTCGGCGTAGACCTGCTGCCAATGCTTGGGCAGGTCGACGCCGCTGCCCAGATGCGCATGCACGCCGACGATGCGCACGTCGAGCGCGCGCGCACGCGCGACGAACGCGTCCAGCGCGGCGATCGGCAGGCCGAACTTGGACGCGCTGCCGCCGGTCTTGACCTTGGCGTGATGGCCTTCGCCGCGGCCCAGGTCCAGGCGCACCCAGATCTTGCGGCCGGCGAACACCTCCGGCCAGTTGTGCAGCGCTTCGACGTTGTCCAGCGTGACCGTCACCCCGCGCGCGAACGCCGCCTCGTACTCGCCGCGCGGCGCGAAGCTGGGCGTGAACAGGACGCGGCCCGGATCGAACTGCGGGAACACGGTGAACACGTGCTGCAGTTCGCCCTGCGACACGCATTCGAATCCGAAACCCTCGGCCTGCAGCGTGCGCAGGATGTCCGGATGCGGATTGGCCTTGAGCGCGAAAAAGCGGCGGTCGATCGCGGTCGCGCCGTTGAGCGCGCGCGCGCGTTCGCGCACCACCGCGAGGTTGTAGACGTAGCGCGGCGTGCCGTGCGCGGCCATGCGCAGCAGGCGCTCGCGCTGCGTGCGCCACCACGGCGCCGGCGGCGGCGCCGGCGGGCCCTGCACGATCTCGCGCCAGCTCGGGCCGAACACGCTGGCGTCCTGCACCGGCATCGCGCCGCTGCGCACCAGTTCGGCGTGCAGGTGCGGCAGCAGGCCGTCGGCGTCCGCCTCGTCGATCACGAAGGTCAGGTTGAGGTCGTTGGACGACTGCGAAATCAGATGCACGCGTTCCTTGCCGAACGCCGCCCAGATGTCGGACAGCTTGTGCAACAGCGAACGCATGCCCCGGCCGACCAGGGTGATGGCCGCGCAGGGCGCGATCACCTTCACCCGGCAGATCTCGGCCAGGTCGGCCGACAGCTTGGCCAGCACGTCCGTGCTGACCAGGTTCTCGCTGGGATCCAGCGACACGGTGACGTTGGTTTCCGACGAGCCGATCAGGTCGACCGACAGGCCATGGCGCTTGAAG
Coding sequences within:
- the murL gene encoding UDP-N-acetyl-alpha-D-muramoyl-L-alanyl-L-glutamate epimerase produces the protein MTFDRDSIRAFRFVRCDFDPGTGIARLVYAFDDGPELVETITIPGAPFALDGARAQAAEKALRSLHLITGVSYYKAAVPAEIRIDSYGIDADTAALMEELYLNGLGEFAYRNGLNLHGRIRFPASDLAPAKADAASLGLRRHALVAIGGGKDSLVSIEALRAAGIEQTVTWVGGSQLIKACAERTGLPTLNIGRQLAPELFEYNRQGAYNGHIPVTAINSAIMVFAAALLGADQVVFSNERSASYGSLIEGTGEVNHQWSKGWAFERDFGGYVQRRIAADLSYYSLLRPLSELAVARQFAKTDRYDAHFSSCNRNFHLLGERPASRWCGVCPKCHFVFLALAPFMPKPRLVAIFGRNLLDDAAQIPGYDALLEFQNHKPFECVGEGKESRAAMAALAQRPEWREDAIVERFRREIQPQLQASELDIAPLLTIDDEHRVPPALWDKLSAHFAT
- a CDS encoding bifunctional aspartate kinase/diaminopimelate decarboxylase — protein: MSSVTPSDRWIVLKFGGTSVSRRHRWDTIGRLAKRRADENGARVLVVVSALSGVTNELQAIAEGAPHPAARIDALVERHRAFAQELAIDADAALGERLAALKALAADARSASRPLDWQAEVLGQGELMSSTLGAAYLRAQGFDFGWCDARDWLDAIALPNQNDWSTRLSVSCRREAEGDWRQRFAAQPARLLLTQGFIARHADGNTAILGRGGSDTSAAYFGSLLGAQRVEIWTDVPGMFSANPREVPDARLLTRLDYAEAQEIATTGAKVLHPRSIKPCRDGGVPMAILDTEKPDLPGTSIDGAALTVPGVKAISRRNGIVLVSMESVGMWQQVGFLADVFERFKRHGLSVDLIGSSETNVTVSLDPSENLVSTDVLAKLSADLAEICRVKVIAPCAAITLVGRGMRSLLHKLSDIWAAFGKERVHLISQSSNDLNLTFVIDEADADGLLPHLHAELVRSGAMPVQDASVFGPSWREIVQGPPAPPPAPWWRTQRERLLRMAAHGTPRYVYNLAVVRERARALNGATAIDRRFFALKANPHPDILRTLQAEGFGFECVSQGELQHVFTVFPQFDPGRVLFTPSFAPRGEYEAAFARGVTVTLDNVEALHNWPEVFAGRKIWVRLDLGRGEGHHAKVKTGGSASKFGLPIAALDAFVARARALDVRIVGVHAHLGSGVDLPKHWQQVYAELAGFADGIGTVEIIDIGGGLPIPYKPDASPFDIAAWAAGLAEIKAAYPRFQLAIEPGRYLVAESGALLLHVTQVVEKDGVRRVGGDAGMNALMRPALYEAYHGIHNLSRLDDARRAEFDIVGPICESSDVLAHSRLLPAATAEGDVLLIADAGAYGYVMANHYNLRDLPHEEAMDGDGIDEP